One genomic region from Campylobacter concisus encodes:
- a CDS encoding CHAT domain-containing protein, producing the protein MLSACETGLVDVKDTSSVASLLKTFIQAGSKNVLMSLWSVDDSSTVELIREFYTDTKGNEKKFNEVLRNAKIKMIKEGKHPFYWAAFIMSGE; encoded by the coding sequence GTGCTATCTGCATGCGAAACAGGCCTAGTAGACGTTAAAGACACGAGCTCTGTGGCAAGTCTGCTTAAGACATTTATACAAGCTGGCTCTAAAAATGTGCTAATGAGCCTGTGGTCTGTAGATGACAGTAGTACGGTGGAGCTAATAAGAGAATTTTATACCGATACCAAAGGTAATGAAAAGAAATTTAACGAAGTTCTAAGAAATGCAAAGATCAAGATGATCAAGGAAGGCAAACATCCGTTTTACTGGGCCGCTTTTATAATGAGCGGAGAGTAA
- a CDS encoding PepSY-associated TM helix domain-containing protein codes for MFLKRGKIIFNIHLIIGLIAAIPLIFMTLSAPFASYREEIKSAINKNFINLVPSEKANLILNELLAKAKSEIQFDTLESLQIGGANEAYRISITKDKKQLNFFIDPRSGKVISEDWGEKFRIIILSLHRNLGLALLDSKISANIGKQIVAISSIIMALLAISGLILYAPAIKRNFLNSLKIKPNAKGYACFYNLHTSLGTYVAILLVVMSLTGLYWSYDWVRSSVNSIFFDLKPSEMKKSMPQRNLIPISDEKFKEIETAEQIFKENVTLELKSLTINVPENNQTTYTINYETSESQVGKLKLDASAGKIKENKLISKAESIPEAKKAGRKVLSLHTGEMFGEIGQIVFAVSCVIAVLLIITGFLMTIKRTKAL; via the coding sequence ATGTTTTTAAAACGAGGAAAAATCATTTTCAACATCCACCTAATAATTGGACTAATTGCGGCTATTCCGCTAATATTCATGACTCTTTCAGCCCCATTTGCGTCTTATAGAGAAGAGATCAAAAGTGCGATAAATAAAAATTTTATAAACTTAGTTCCTAGCGAAAAAGCGAATTTAATTTTAAATGAACTCCTAGCTAAAGCAAAAAGTGAGATTCAATTTGATACGCTTGAAAGTTTACAAATAGGTGGAGCAAATGAAGCTTATCGTATAAGCATTACAAAGGATAAAAAACAATTAAATTTCTTTATAGATCCAAGAAGTGGCAAGGTGATCAGCGAGGACTGGGGTGAGAAATTTCGTATCATTATATTAAGTCTTCACAGAAATTTAGGCCTTGCTTTACTTGATAGCAAGATCTCAGCTAATATCGGCAAACAAATAGTTGCCATTAGCTCTATCATCATGGCCCTGCTTGCTATCAGTGGACTCATCCTCTATGCCCCAGCGATCAAGCGAAATTTCTTAAATTCGCTAAAAATCAAGCCAAACGCAAAAGGCTACGCCTGCTTTTACAACCTCCACACGAGCCTTGGCACCTACGTTGCGATCTTGCTTGTAGTGATGTCGCTAACTGGTCTTTACTGGTCTTATGACTGGGTCAGAAGCAGTGTAAATAGCATATTTTTTGACCTAAAGCCAAGCGAGATGAAAAAGTCTATGCCTCAAAGAAATTTGATCCCAATAAGCGATGAGAAATTTAAAGAGATAGAGACTGCGGAGCAAATTTTTAAAGAAAATGTCACGCTAGAGCTAAAATCGCTCACGATAAACGTACCTGAAAATAATCAAACTACCTACACTATAAACTACGAAACAAGTGAAAGCCAAGTGGGCAAACTAAAGCTTGACGCGAGCGCTGGTAAGATCAAAGAGAATAAGCTTATTAGCAAGGCTGAAAGCATTCCAGAGGCCAAAAAAGCTGGCCGCAAAGTGCTTAGCCTGCACACCGGCGAGATGTTTGGCGAGATCGGTCAGATCGTCTTTGCCGTATCATGTGTGATCGCGGTTTTACTAATCATAACTGGCTTTTTAATGACCATAAAAAGGACTAAGGCACTCTAA
- a CDS encoding MFS transporter: MLYRSLTVLSLCIAQFICIGFFGEGLVSILRQDGFSLERVGTLRGLGLFAVLAFLWSPFIDAIALKIGGYKKIILAFQCLTLAILYVVSLLNPRDDLPAVIALAVLLAFISATWTMTSNAFFIKISNSSNLSFTNALKLSGGLIGHVSGNGLTLVIYAKFGWSEANLFLTSLIAVSLLSLAFFKEPERVNVGEGLDFRAMFGFFKGKKAWLSVLFVQSIGICAAFGLLSPMLVDIGWKLEDIGEVLHIYGTIFGFAGALVAGFAVKKLGAKRAFLYAVAMQTLGILAIWLPIGGWTDRASVLFASSAAYAVYMAQATIISTMMMQRASGRRPASEYAVQSSLNMTFQIFSFYLGTLLAGTFGYGAVVLGAAAFCVLSLVYFIKIYKFI, from the coding sequence TTGCTTTACAGGTCGCTAACTGTGCTTAGCCTTTGCATCGCGCAGTTTATTTGCATCGGATTTTTCGGCGAGGGGCTCGTTAGCATCCTGCGTCAAGACGGTTTTAGTTTAGAGCGCGTCGGCACGCTTAGAGGGCTTGGACTTTTCGCGGTTTTGGCTTTTTTGTGGTCGCCGTTTATCGACGCTATAGCGCTAAAAATAGGCGGTTACAAAAAGATTATCCTAGCCTTTCAGTGCCTTACTTTGGCGATTTTATATGTGGTTTCGCTTCTAAATCCGCGCGACGATTTACCTGCCGTAATCGCTTTAGCGGTGCTTTTGGCCTTTATCTCGGCCACCTGGACGATGACGTCGAACGCATTTTTTATTAAAATTTCAAACAGTTCGAATTTAAGCTTCACAAACGCCCTCAAGCTTAGCGGCGGATTGATAGGACACGTATCCGGTAACGGCCTAACGCTCGTAATCTACGCAAAATTCGGCTGGAGCGAGGCGAATTTATTCTTGACGTCTTTGATAGCGGTTTCCTTGCTTAGCCTTGCTTTCTTTAAAGAGCCTGAGCGCGTAAATGTCGGCGAGGGGCTGGATTTTAGGGCGATGTTTGGCTTTTTTAAGGGCAAAAAGGCTTGGCTTAGCGTGCTTTTCGTACAATCTATCGGTATCTGCGCGGCGTTTGGACTGCTTAGCCCGATGCTCGTAGATATCGGCTGGAAGCTGGAAGATATCGGCGAGGTCTTGCACATATACGGCACGATATTTGGCTTCGCGGGTGCGCTCGTGGCGGGCTTTGCGGTAAAAAAACTAGGCGCTAAAAGAGCCTTTTTATACGCCGTAGCGATGCAGACGCTAGGCATCCTGGCCATCTGGTTACCTATCGGCGGCTGGACGGACCGCGCGTCGGTACTTTTTGCTTCGAGCGCGGCGTATGCGGTATATATGGCGCAAGCGACGATAATCTCCACGATGATGATGCAACGTGCCTCGGGACGGCGACCCGCTAGCGAATACGCCGTGCAAAGTAGCCTCAATATGACATTTCAGATATTTTCGTTTTATCTCGGAACGCTTTTGGCGGGGACGTTTGGTTACGGAGCGGTCGTGCTGGGCGCGGCGGCGTTTTGCGTTTTGAGCCTAGTTTATTTTATAAAGATTTATAAATTTATCTAG
- a CDS encoding site-specific integrase yields the protein MTSKLITRIKNRPSYYYFDKALKNDKIITVKYCLFTDNEFEAKAIALKIKNEADNRRNSAQTKKFIDLPLRYKIRTIQKNIKNKSHRLSTTEYKEIFEKVISGIYGITKADNDMFVNRKECQENDRPKKTQKSIKFTDIASRYAQNESKKSNSKNTGYYQRVAKALDIYFKHKQITQISYQDCEDLQLHLLNNKKLNKKTINNYTCYASRMFDYAIKIGLISQNPFKLLSSFKISKDQKSPKDNFSMDELVKIFKTDKKELKDYMAFALHTGLRLSEIWSLDESSVSERDGIKFIKVQTAKQKGGDVKFRELPIHKNIYRLSDMKWITKIKKGKSDCNYFGKRLNKHIHAVLPDSNVSFHRLRANFASAIKNYCLENGFTDVTSVLLGHTTDLATDVYAKDISLKAKLKAMDGLNVFSDLRQ from the coding sequence ATGACTTCTAAATTAATAACTCGAATCAAAAATAGACCAAGCTACTACTATTTCGATAAGGCTTTGAAAAATGATAAAATTATCACCGTCAAATATTGTCTATTTACGGACAATGAGTTTGAGGCCAAAGCCATCGCTTTAAAAATAAAAAACGAAGCCGATAATAGACGTAATTCTGCTCAAACCAAAAAATTTATTGATTTACCGTTAAGATACAAGATACGCACCATTCAAAAAAATATTAAAAACAAATCGCATCGACTATCGACGACCGAATATAAAGAAATATTTGAAAAAGTTATATCGGGTATTTATGGGATTACCAAAGCCGACAACGATATGTTTGTCAATAGAAAAGAATGTCAAGAAAACGATAGGCCAAAGAAAACACAAAAATCGATAAAATTTACGGATATAGCATCCAGATACGCTCAAAACGAAAGTAAGAAGTCAAATAGTAAAAATACTGGATACTATCAGAGAGTAGCCAAAGCACTTGACATTTATTTTAAGCACAAGCAGATAACCCAAATTTCTTATCAGGACTGCGAGGATCTTCAATTACATCTCTTAAATAATAAAAAGCTTAACAAAAAGACTATCAATAACTACACGTGCTACGCAAGTAGAATGTTTGACTATGCTATCAAAATAGGCCTTATATCTCAAAACCCGTTTAAGCTTTTAAGCTCGTTTAAAATTTCCAAAGATCAAAAATCGCCGAAGGATAATTTTAGTATGGATGAACTCGTTAAAATTTTTAAGACGGATAAAAAAGAGCTTAAAGATTATATGGCGTTTGCCTTACATACTGGACTTAGGCTTAGCGAAATTTGGAGCTTAGATGAAAGTAGCGTAAGCGAGCGAGACGGCATTAAATTTATCAAAGTTCAAACTGCCAAGCAAAAAGGCGGAGACGTTAAATTTAGAGAGCTGCCGATACATAAAAATATATATCGTCTAAGCGATATGAAGTGGATAACGAAAATAAAAAAAGGCAAAAGCGATTGTAATTATTTTGGAAAAAGGCTTAACAAACATATTCATGCCGTTTTACCGGACTCCAACGTAAGCTTTCACAGACTGAGGGCGAATTTTGCGTCTGCTATTAAAAACTATTGCCTAGAAAACGGATTTACGGACGTTACCTCTGTTTTGCTCGGTCACACTACTGATCTAGCAACAGACGTATACGCCAAAGATATCTCCCTAAAAGCAAAGCTAAAGGCAATGGATGGATTAAATGTATTTTCCGATTTACGCCAATAA
- a CDS encoding protein-L-isoaspartate(D-aspartate) O-methyltransferase, whose protein sequence is MTQLEAIKCQNLASDIADEITLSPLLFDAIATTEREIFVPITAHAYKLDAQPILGNQWISSPLTVAKMTMALECENMDNILEIGCGSGYQAAILSKLAHRIFSVERIEKLAMEAKKRFETLKIRNVHVRYDDGNNGWRSYAPFDRILLSAAADEISPNLFAQLKNGGILVAPMKKDGKQFIAKFKKDKDGNLEKEYLDECLFVPLLEGRE, encoded by the coding sequence TTGACCCAACTAGAAGCGATAAAATGCCAAAATTTAGCTAGCGATATAGCCGATGAGATCACACTAAGTCCGCTTTTGTTCGATGCGATAGCTACCACTGAGCGTGAAATTTTTGTACCAATTACTGCACATGCTTATAAACTTGACGCGCAGCCCATACTGGGCAATCAATGGATCAGCTCACCGCTAACCGTTGCAAAAATGACAATGGCACTAGAGTGCGAAAATATGGATAACATCCTAGAGATAGGCTGCGGTAGTGGCTATCAAGCAGCGATTTTAAGCAAACTTGCGCATAGAATTTTTAGCGTCGAGCGTATAGAAAAGCTAGCTATGGAGGCGAAAAAACGCTTTGAAACGCTAAAAATCAGAAACGTGCACGTAAGATATGATGATGGAAACAACGGCTGGCGAAGCTACGCACCGTTTGACCGTATCTTGCTCTCGGCTGCTGCTGACGAGATCTCACCAAATTTATTTGCACAGCTAAAAAATGGCGGTATCTTGGTCGCTCCAATGAAAAAAGATGGCAAACAATTTATCGCTAAATTTAAAAAAGATAAAGATGGGAATTTAGAAAAAGAGTACTTGGATGAGTGCCTTTTTGTGCCACTTCTTGAAGGTAGAGAGTAG
- a CDS encoding carbon-nitrogen hydrolase family protein, translated as MSENLNLISLTLKAKNATDRLEELANLVEAAPENSLILASELCISGYDFDGFFAGANKAMLGGMIGSFDAMLLERLQEALSPDKFLGFTHLSSLNKSAGLAQISNLNPHQPKIYNEFLLLNSNNVFHSQFKAELFRPNLEHEIFAAGEVSDINTFTFKGLKLGVLICFELRDSRLWAKLRGCDIIMVPAMWGKAREDAYLSLCKALAIANNCYVMISSSLALEVAGVFLPNGTLVKETIFDTNLIKEIKTNLGIL; from the coding sequence ATGAGCGAAAATTTAAACCTAATAAGCCTAACTTTAAAGGCAAAAAATGCAACGGATCGCCTAGAGGAGCTTGCAAATTTAGTTGAGGCTGCACCTGAAAACTCACTCATTCTTGCAAGCGAGCTTTGCATCAGCGGATATGACTTTGACGGCTTTTTTGCAGGGGCGAACAAAGCGATGCTTGGTGGCATGATAGGCAGCTTTGATGCGATGCTACTTGAACGCTTACAAGAGGCACTTAGTCCAGATAAATTTCTTGGTTTTACGCACCTTAGCAGCCTAAACAAAAGCGCAGGGCTCGCTCAAATTTCAAATCTAAATCCGCACCAGCCAAAAATTTATAACGAATTTTTGCTTCTTAACTCAAATAACGTCTTTCATTCGCAGTTTAAGGCTGAGCTTTTTAGGCCAAATTTAGAGCATGAGATCTTTGCTGCTGGCGAGGTGAGCGATATAAATACATTTACATTTAAAGGGCTAAAGCTTGGCGTGCTGATATGCTTTGAGCTGCGTGATAGCAGGCTTTGGGCAAAGCTAAGAGGATGCGACATCATCATGGTGCCAGCCATGTGGGGCAAGGCTAGAGAGGACGCCTACCTTAGCCTTTGCAAGGCTCTAGCTATCGCAAACAACTGCTACGTCATGATCTCAAGCTCACTTGCATTAGAAGTTGCTGGGGTATTTTTACCAAATGGCACACTTGTTAAAGAAACGATATTTGATACAAATTTAATAAAAGAGATCAAGACGAATTTAGGGATTTTATAA
- a CDS encoding CHAT domain-containing protein — protein sequence MSSSNLLKFGIRENASEENILAVRSPKILHITTHGYFISDENITNPMLKSGVALSGANIGIKQQTGEGLVMHLNYLD from the coding sequence TTGTCATCTAGCAACCTACTAAAATTCGGTATTAGAGAAAATGCAAGCGAAGAAAACATACTAGCAGTAAGGTCTCCAAAGATCCTACATATAACTACACACGGATACTTCATAAGTGATGAGAACATAACAAACCCTATGCTAAAATCAGGAGTTGCGCTTAGCGGTGCAAATATAGGTATAAAACAACAAACTGGCGAAGGTCTTGTAATGCACTTAAACTATCTGGACTAA
- a CDS encoding alpha/beta hydrolase yields the protein MKNFKFKSGENLSYEDLGSDFKDVLVYHHPLMIFPQNTLINFCEKNQIRLVLIYRSGHFDSSLFSADDSFLKFALRSKELFKALNLSEFSVLGESVGAAYAYATAVACKEAKKVFILSGFNATPELLTSYSDYAHIKEIYDFALRNTPENTAQMAWEKYGSQAKGTLKEAIKAQLNGIGFDLWLQARPWGFELKDVPQSVLMYHSRADEEVPFVVASQVSRMLPNCELIAAQDTPHHSAKALLDFLKIIKERL from the coding sequence ATGAAAAATTTTAAATTTAAAAGCGGCGAAAATCTAAGCTACGAGGACTTAGGTAGCGATTTTAAGGATGTTTTGGTTTATCACCATCCGCTGATGATTTTTCCGCAAAATACCTTGATAAATTTCTGCGAGAAAAATCAAATAAGGCTCGTTTTAATATACAGAAGCGGGCATTTTGACAGCTCGCTTTTTAGCGCGGACGATAGTTTTTTAAAATTCGCCTTACGCTCAAAAGAGCTTTTCAAGGCCTTAAATCTAAGCGAATTTAGCGTGCTAGGCGAGTCGGTGGGCGCGGCTTACGCCTACGCTACGGCTGTAGCTTGCAAAGAGGCGAAAAAGGTGTTTATACTAAGCGGATTTAACGCCACACCCGAGCTTTTGACAAGCTACTCCGACTATGCGCACATAAAGGAAATTTACGATTTCGCTTTGCGTAATACTCCTGAAAATACGGCGCAAATGGCGTGGGAAAAATACGGCTCGCAGGCTAAGGGTACGCTAAAAGAAGCGATAAAAGCGCAGCTTAACGGCATCGGCTTTGACCTCTGGCTCCAAGCTAGGCCGTGGGGATTTGAGCTAAAGGATGTCCCTCAAAGCGTGCTTATGTATCACTCCAGGGCCGACGAGGAAGTGCCTTTTGTCGTCGCTTCGCAAGTGTCGAGGATGCTACCAAACTGCGAACTAATCGCCGCCCAGGACACGCCTCATCATAGCGCGAAAGCTCTTTTGGATTTTTTAAAGATCATCAAAGAGCGGTTGTAA
- a CDS encoding TonB-dependent receptor, whose protein sequence is MRKILILSAVATLAIAAPDVMLEEVSVSAQKIDENASEVAAAVSVLDEKELRLRETKDLNGLRSVSSNLSFLQGGGISLFIMRGVTSDYAFDSPNVGLYLDGVSYLGTYGNYVFLEDIERIEILKGPQSALYGKNAYAGVINAVSKAPTNEPQAKIGLKLGKDSLRSISFSAGGAIVKDKFLASFTGFSEKKNGFMYNENLNKSDDYKDALYGKIYFRFLPTDELTVDLIQNHYKIANGAQRSNLPNATDRTRYANGIEGKENAKNYEASLKAEYRFSDYALTSLTTFRDYKNDSSYDGDHRPASLLDVYYKEDRKDFTQEFRFSADNAYGKFVLGAAAGATQRDVRSSVNSVMFGGIRSLQNNKTRSKNYGVFTHNEIYLPLDFSVILGARFDKDRVKFQNRMRGENLSDSYSALSPKIGLKYAINDEVTAYASVSKGYKPGGFWAASPTSKKWYDKETMASYEVGVKGAWERFELGAAVFRADIKNKQVVSVIVAPNITVAENAGKARSQGFEFDAATLLTDGLKLSANLGYAKSVFKDYKDAQGDYSGKYVYYAPRLTYGAGLSYEAPSGFYAAAFLRGQSKFYTDKANVVENAGYATVDAKVGFNHKNTNVYIYANNLFDKDHDVKYATMHYLSDPREIGVKFEYKF, encoded by the coding sequence GTGAGAAAAATTTTGATTTTAAGCGCGGTTGCGACGCTAGCGATAGCAGCTCCTGACGTTATGTTGGAAGAAGTCAGCGTATCGGCTCAAAAGATCGATGAAAACGCTAGCGAGGTAGCGGCTGCGGTGAGCGTGCTGGACGAAAAAGAGTTGCGGCTTAGAGAAACAAAAGATCTAAACGGGCTTAGGAGCGTATCGTCAAATTTATCGTTTTTGCAAGGCGGAGGTATTTCGCTTTTTATCATGCGCGGCGTTACGAGCGATTACGCATTTGATAGCCCAAACGTCGGGCTCTATCTTGACGGCGTGAGCTATCTTGGCACTTACGGTAACTACGTATTTTTAGAGGATATCGAGCGCATCGAGATCCTAAAAGGGCCTCAAAGCGCGCTTTACGGCAAAAATGCTTACGCCGGCGTGATAAATGCAGTCTCCAAAGCCCCGACAAACGAACCGCAAGCTAAGATCGGGCTAAAACTGGGCAAAGATAGTCTGCGAAGCATTAGCTTTAGTGCAGGCGGAGCAATAGTAAAGGATAAATTTCTGGCTAGTTTTACAGGTTTTAGCGAAAAGAAAAACGGTTTTATGTATAACGAAAATTTAAACAAAAGCGACGACTACAAAGATGCCCTTTACGGCAAAATTTATTTTAGATTTTTGCCTACGGATGAGCTTACGGTAGATCTTATTCAAAATCATTACAAGATAGCTAACGGTGCGCAAAGATCAAATCTGCCTAACGCGACCGATAGAACGCGTTATGCTAACGGCATAGAAGGCAAGGAAAATGCCAAAAACTACGAAGCATCGCTCAAAGCCGAATATAGATTTAGTGATTATGCGCTCACTTCGCTTACGACTTTTAGGGATTATAAAAACGACAGTAGTTACGACGGTGATCATCGCCCCGCGTCCTTGTTGGATGTGTATTACAAAGAGGATAGAAAGGATTTTACGCAGGAGTTTAGATTTAGCGCCGATAACGCGTATGGCAAATTCGTCCTAGGTGCTGCGGCGGGCGCTACGCAAAGAGACGTGCGAAGTAGCGTAAACAGCGTGATGTTCGGCGGTATTCGCTCGCTGCAAAATAACAAAACCAGAAGTAAAAACTACGGCGTTTTTACGCATAATGAAATTTATCTGCCGCTTGATTTTTCGGTTATTTTGGGAGCTAGATTCGACAAAGATAGGGTCAAATTTCAAAACCGCATGAGGGGTGAAAATTTAAGCGATTCATATAGCGCGCTATCGCCTAAGATTGGGCTAAAGTATGCTATAAACGACGAGGTTACGGCGTATGCGAGCGTATCTAAGGGTTATAAGCCGGGCGGTTTTTGGGCCGCCTCGCCTACGTCTAAAAAATGGTACGATAAAGAGACTATGGCTAGCTACGAAGTCGGCGTAAAAGGGGCTTGGGAGCGGTTTGAACTAGGCGCCGCCGTTTTTCGCGCCGATATCAAAAACAAGCAAGTAGTAAGCGTCATCGTAGCGCCTAATATTACGGTGGCAGAGAACGCCGGCAAGGCTCGCTCTCAGGGCTTTGAGTTTGACGCCGCAACGCTTTTAACGGATGGATTAAAGCTTAGCGCAAATTTGGGATATGCAAAAAGCGTTTTTAAAGACTATAAAGACGCACAGGGCGATTATAGCGGTAAATACGTATATTACGCGCCAAGGCTAACTTATGGCGCAGGGCTTTCGTATGAGGCTCCAAGCGGATTTTACGCGGCGGCATTTTTGCGAGGACAGAGCAAATTTTATACCGACAAGGCCAATGTCGTAGAAAATGCGGGCTACGCGACCGTCGATGCAAAAGTAGGCTTTAATCACAAAAATACCAACGTTTATATTTACGCTAATAATCTTTTCGACAAAGATCACGACGTAAAATACGCCACGATGCACTACCTGTCCGACCCTCGCGAGATCGGCGTAAAATTCGAGTATAAATTTTAA
- a CDS encoding ribonucleotide-diphosphate reductase subunit beta: MNRKRIYNPSSNENLTDRRVFNGNPHGILNFTKAKYEWALKLWDLMEANTWFPKEVDTTDDVRDYAYNLTEAEKRMYDLVWSQLISMDSFQTNNLADNINPYITAPEINAVLSRQAYEEANHSKSYAVMVEAICDNTDLIYEMEKHDDVLREKNDYISSVYEELAGEVTDEKLLLAMVANQILEGIYFYSGFTAIYALARAGKMLGSAQMIRFIQRDEITHLLLFQNMINSVRKERPDLFTPETEAKIYDMFEKAGNLEIKWGKYITQNQIMGFTDDIIEQYIHYLIDQRLVAIGLKRKYNVAHPIKWVDDFAKFNDQKSNFFEAKVTNYSKGSISFDDF; the protein is encoded by the coding sequence ATGAATAGAAAACGTATCTACAACCCAAGTTCAAATGAAAATTTGACAGACAGAAGAGTCTTTAACGGCAACCCACACGGCATTTTAAATTTCACCAAGGCAAAATACGAGTGGGCGTTAAAGCTTTGGGACCTCATGGAGGCAAACACCTGGTTTCCAAAAGAGGTCGACACCACCGACGACGTGCGCGACTACGCCTATAACCTCACAGAGGCTGAAAAACGCATGTACGATCTCGTCTGGAGCCAGCTCATCTCGATGGATAGCTTTCAGACAAACAACCTAGCTGACAATATCAACCCCTACATCACCGCGCCAGAGATCAACGCCGTGCTAAGCCGCCAAGCCTACGAAGAGGCAAACCACAGCAAGTCTTACGCCGTTATGGTCGAAGCGATCTGTGACAACACCGACCTCATCTACGAGATGGAGAAGCACGACGATGTCTTACGTGAGAAAAACGACTATATCTCAAGCGTCTATGAAGAGCTTGCGGGCGAAGTGACTGACGAGAAGCTACTTCTTGCGATGGTTGCAAATCAAATTTTAGAGGGTATCTATTTTTACAGCGGCTTTACAGCGATCTACGCTCTAGCTCGCGCTGGCAAGATGCTAGGCTCAGCTCAAATGATCCGCTTCATACAACGCGACGAGATCACGCACTTGCTTTTATTTCAAAACATGATAAATTCAGTCCGCAAAGAGAGACCTGACCTCTTTACGCCTGAGACTGAGGCAAAAATTTATGATATGTTTGAAAAAGCTGGAAATTTAGAGATCAAATGGGGCAAATACATCACCCAAAACCAAATAATGGGCTTTACCGACGATATCATCGAGCAGTATATCCACTATCTCATTGATCAACGTCTAGTTGCGATCGGTCTAAAACGCAAATACAACGTCGCTCACCCGATCAAATGGGTCGATGACTTTGCGAAATTTAACGACCAAAAGTCAAATTTCTTTGAAGCAAAAGTGACAAACTACAGTAAGGGAAGTATCAGCTTTGATGACTTTTAA
- a CDS encoding site-specific integrase, whose product MVNIVGNILFKFFNPNKEITAISRDDLLKFRNTLALIPTKLNQKAKYKDKSLEQIIHIGKNDPKLSQVTIQKYMIRVIQFFKYCYNSDYISKSIVNDLNVKVEINPMEHKVLPYSKEEANAIFKIVQNFKDINKSPSKRINANDLYYITMIAAYSGMRINEIVQLRARDIVQHNNVLCFSINRDDGKSTKNINSIRLVPVHSKLIEFGLMEFVKQKASANKRIFKVSNKDFSEIFRSQIQRKLISSDKQKTFYSFRHYFIDTLVQQEVEPNIIAQIVGHEKQYKILLGTYATNINAIVLKAKVEMVSY is encoded by the coding sequence TTGGTAAATATAGTAGGAAACATACTATTTAAATTTTTTAACCCAAACAAAGAGATCACAGCCATATCACGAGATGATTTACTTAAATTTAGAAATACTTTAGCTCTCATACCAACCAAGCTAAATCAAAAAGCCAAATATAAAGACAAAAGCCTAGAGCAAATCATACACATAGGCAAAAACGATCCTAAGCTATCACAAGTAACTATACAAAAGTATATGATAAGGGTTATTCAGTTCTTTAAGTATTGCTATAACAGCGACTACATAAGTAAGAGCATTGTAAATGACCTAAACGTAAAAGTAGAGATAAATCCGATGGAGCACAAGGTGCTACCTTATAGCAAGGAAGAGGCTAATGCTATCTTTAAAATAGTCCAAAATTTTAAAGATATAAACAAGTCGCCAAGCAAGCGGATAAACGCAAATGATCTATACTATATAACTATGATAGCAGCATATAGTGGCATGAGGATAAATGAGATAGTTCAGCTAAGAGCACGTGACATTGTGCAACACAATAATGTGCTTTGCTTTAGTATAAATAGAGATGATGGCAAGAGTACTAAAAATATAAATTCCATAAGGCTCGTGCCAGTGCATAGCAAGCTAATAGAGTTTGGACTAATGGAGTTTGTAAAACAAAAAGCTAGTGCGAATAAAAGAATCTTCAAAGTAAGTAACAAAGACTTTTCAGAAATTTTTAGATCACAAATACAACGAAAGCTAATAAGTAGCGACAAACAAAAGACTTTTTACTCGTTTAGGCACTATTTTATAGATACGCTTGTCCAACAAGAAGTAGAGCCAAATATCATAGCTCAAATAGTAGGACATGAGAAGCAGTATAAAATTTTACTTGGAACATATGCTACAAATATAAATGCTATTGTATTAAAAGCAAAAGTCGAAATGGTAAGTTACTAA